The nucleotide sequence TACTTCAATTACATATTTAAGTTGTTGTAATGTCATAATAAAATCCTTTCTTTCTTCTAGAAGTAGTGTAGCAAATAGTACGCTGGATCTGCAAAAAGAAATCAATAAACAAAAAGCTACCGTTATTGGAAATCACGATAGCCTTTGAAGAGGGTGTCTCAATATTATGTTAGCTTCTCTTTTGCAAACAGTGGTTTGTTGTTTAACAGATGGAAATAGACGATACATGCAATGACAACACCGATTAAAGCAAAGGTGCTTGTTGTCAGCTGAATCGTGTAGATTTCCGCCAAGAATCCGATAATCAAGGTTAAAGTGATCTGCATCACACTTTCAATCAGCCCAAGAGAACTGCCGAACCGTCCCATCAATTCAGTCGGGATGGTCTGCTGGTAAAATGTCGCGTAGCCCGCATTGCTGAATGCCATAAACAGTCCGAGCAAAATAAACGCAGCGACCGCAATCATTAAATTAGATGAAAAATAAAATATAAAGTAGGAAAGTAACGTACATGTAAACCCGAGGCCGATGTACGAAACAAGAGACAGCTTTTTCACGAATCGGGCAGCCAAATAGCCACCGACAATGGCACCGATTCCTGTGATTCCTACAATGATGCCGTATACCGAATCCGTCACTTTATGAAAATCTTTTAAAAAAGACATTTCCTGGGAATCAAGTGAAAAGCAAATCATCAGTGCTGTTGAATATAAAACGAAAAATTTCAGCAGCGTTTTCCTTTGTGAGATAAATTTCCAAACAATGATAAAATCATCTCGGATAACAGCAAGTGTGAGTACCGTTGATTGAGTGGACGACTTGACCTCTTGATTTGGCAGCAAATACATCATAAATGCGCTAAACAAAAGCATAAACCCATTCACCAACATCGCCGTAGCGGTACTGCTCATGGCAATAATGGCACCACTTAAAGCAGGGCCGATCATAAAGCTCCCTGAACCGAGCATGCTGTTGATGGCATTAAAGCGCAGGCGATCATTTGGTAAAACAAGTTTTGTAATCATAAATGTGCTGCTTGGATTGGCAAAACAGACCGCGATATTGGCCAAAAAGATCAAACCGTAAA is from Solibacillus isronensis and encodes:
- a CDS encoding MFS transporter → MELRKEYFYLWFGFGASKLGSWIYLIALNLSVWHLTESPAAVAGIYIIGPIARILCSFFAGSIVDRTNKRIILIVCDVFRAGIVCLMALLSEIWLIYGLIFLANIAVCFANPSSTFMITKLVLPNDRLRFNAINSMLGSGSFMIGPALSGAIIAMSSTATAMLVNGFMLLFSAFMMYLLPNQEVKSSTQSTVLTLAVIRDDFIIVWKFISQRKTLLKFFVLYSTALMICFSLDSQEMSFLKDFHKVTDSVYGIIVGITGIGAIVGGYLAARFVKKLSLVSYIGLGFTCTLLSYFIFYFSSNLMIAVAAFILLGLFMAFSNAGYATFYQQTIPTELMGRFGSSLGLIESVMQITLTLIIGFLAEIYTIQLTTSTFALIGVVIACIVYFHLLNNKPLFAKEKLT